In Phacochoerus africanus isolate WHEZ1 chromosome 16, ROS_Pafr_v1, whole genome shotgun sequence, one genomic interval encodes:
- the PIP gene encoding prolactin-inducible protein, which produces MHSLYLLLRASPAALLLILCLQLGTNKAQEEVEDTRKLIMLNFQVPLTAKAGEEVTATLDVETQLRECVVIASYLKSDILIDGGFNYKYTSCLCDYYPKKFFWDFQTNNKSMVITATVDIIRQLGICPQDQAVIPIAANRFFSSRRLTVV; this is translated from the exons ATGCATTCACTCTACCTCCTGCTCAGGGCCAGCCCCGCTGCCCTGCTCCTGATTCTCTGCCTGCAGCTTGGGACCAACAAAGCTCAGGAAGAAGTGGAAGACAC TCGAAAGCTGATAATGCTGAACTTCCAAGTACCGCTAACAGCAAAAGCGGGTGAAGAGGTCACGGCGACACTCGATGTTGAAACACAACTGAGAGAATGTGTAGTG ATTGCATCTTACCTCAAAAGCGACATTTTGATTGATGGTGGTTTTAACTATAAATATaccagctgcctctgtgactaCTACCCGAAAAAGTTCTTCTGGGACTTCCAGACCAACAACA AAAGCATGGTAATAACAGCCACGGTTGATATTATCCGTCAACTAGGTATCTGCCCTCAGGATCAGGCAGTGATACCCATTGCAGCAAACCGTTTTTTCTCCTCAAGGAGGCTAACCGTAGTCTGA